In the genome of Gammaproteobacteria bacterium, one region contains:
- a CDS encoding TolC family protein: MRFVLLCLLIMASAGLYADDEAVVQRLDLNQAYDLVENSHPYFPSRVFAQEATVLVERQAVMTPLPYVKVEVENLGEQGDYAFRQHGEITLSVGKVLELGDKALQRKALASERNALQMNEQHRVGAELYAEVARRFVQVLSDQQRVGIAIEKRVLAMRVAKVVDQRIKAGKTSSAEQHQINIMQSRARLDLLQAEQNLAISRTRLAALWGDTEAKFDVVSGDLFALAMHGTYEELIEELKNSPIVKKRLLEAAVIRARGKLERGKRVPDVELAAGIRYLRDSHSGALNLSLSMPIGSGARAKPAEREQQLLLQSEELNTLQLQQDLKFRLYQLWMEQKQTKVEFDTLNQHILVESENVLAEVERFYVQGRYSLKELIFAQQALVEAREERLVAATAYQLLKIDIEQLMGRSFFRGEQL; encoded by the coding sequence ATGCGTTTCGTATTGCTTTGTCTATTGATTATGGCAAGTGCCGGGTTATATGCAGATGATGAGGCTGTCGTTCAGCGCCTGGACCTGAACCAGGCTTATGACCTGGTCGAAAATTCTCATCCATATTTTCCATCCAGAGTCTTTGCACAAGAAGCTACCGTACTAGTCGAGAGACAGGCAGTCATGACTCCCTTACCTTATGTAAAGGTGGAAGTAGAGAATCTGGGAGAACAGGGTGATTACGCCTTTAGGCAACATGGCGAGATCACCTTGAGTGTGGGCAAAGTGTTGGAGTTGGGTGATAAGGCGCTGCAACGTAAGGCTTTGGCCAGTGAACGCAATGCCTTGCAAATGAATGAACAGCATCGTGTCGGTGCGGAACTGTACGCTGAGGTAGCGCGGAGATTCGTGCAAGTGTTGTCTGATCAACAACGTGTAGGGATTGCAATTGAGAAACGCGTGTTGGCTATGCGTGTTGCCAAGGTAGTGGATCAAAGGATAAAGGCAGGAAAGACCAGTAGCGCGGAACAACATCAGATCAACATCATGCAGTCGCGCGCCAGGCTGGATCTTTTACAAGCAGAACAAAACCTGGCTATTTCTCGAACCAGACTGGCTGCTTTGTGGGGCGATACGGAAGCGAAGTTTGACGTGGTTTCCGGTGATTTGTTTGCTCTTGCCATGCACGGTACGTATGAAGAGCTCATCGAGGAGTTAAAAAACAGTCCAATAGTGAAAAAGCGATTACTGGAGGCGGCAGTAATTAGGGCGCGTGGAAAATTGGAACGCGGAAAACGTGTGCCAGATGTCGAGTTGGCGGCGGGTATACGCTATTTGCGAGATAGTCACTCCGGTGCGTTGAATCTGTCGCTGAGTATGCCTATCGGAAGCGGTGCCAGGGCGAAACCAGCAGAGCGTGAGCAACAGCTGTTACTGCAAAGCGAGGAACTAAACACGCTGCAGTTGCAACAAGACTTAAAGTTTCGTCTCTACCAACTCTGGATGGAGCAAAAACAGACAAAAGTGGAATTCGATACCTTAAATCAACACATACTGGTTGAAAGCGAAAACGTGCTTGCAGAAGTGGAGCGTTTTTACGTGCAAGGGCGTTATTCACTCAAAGAGCTAATCTTCGCGCAACAGGCGCTGGTCGAAGCGCGGGAAGAGAGGCTTGTCGCGGCGACAGCATATCAACTTCTAAAGATTGACATTGAACAATTAATGGGGCGTTCGTTCTTCCGGGGAGAACAGCTATGA
- a CDS encoding FtsX-like permease family protein, translating into MTILIWLKFAWKNIWRNRRRSLTTIGITSVGVSGLLFFGGFALFTYESLEEFSARQQGHVIIAHADYFDVEEETPMSLGLDNWRVLREQIETRDRVRRVLPRIEFSGLISNGDKSSIFIADGVDARYEFTVTGPFMNVSSGDVLNPEHQGTPQIMLASELARQLKAEVGSTLTLLSTTAGGVLNGIDVEVSGIFGTGIPELDKRKVMVTLETAQALIDSQRVSKLAVYLRETTDTYNFQEQLQKEYSHLATRNWNDMAFFYHKVKNLYDRIFSIVGVVIVIVVLLSVINTISMTVMERTREIGTMAALGTYPREMLTNFLLESVLIGLIGAFIGVVIAGALTLYLQFANIMMPPPPGMTEGYPLSIAFSPSLYLETALVMIIVTAVGAFFAARKGVRRPIVEALAHV; encoded by the coding sequence ATGACAATACTGATCTGGCTAAAATTTGCGTGGAAGAATATCTGGCGCAATCGCCGCCGAAGTCTAACCACGATAGGAATTACCAGCGTAGGGGTAAGTGGCTTATTGTTTTTTGGTGGTTTCGCGCTGTTTACCTACGAGTCGCTTGAGGAATTTTCAGCACGTCAACAGGGCCATGTCATCATTGCCCATGCCGATTATTTCGATGTGGAGGAAGAAACGCCTATGTCACTGGGCCTGGATAACTGGCGCGTGTTGCGTGAGCAGATTGAAACCAGGGACAGAGTTCGACGAGTACTACCACGAATTGAGTTTTCAGGTCTTATATCCAATGGCGATAAATCCAGCATCTTTATCGCAGATGGAGTGGATGCCCGCTATGAGTTCACTGTAACGGGTCCGTTCATGAATGTGTCAAGCGGCGATGTGCTCAACCCGGAGCATCAAGGCACTCCACAGATTATGCTCGCCAGCGAGTTGGCCAGGCAGTTAAAGGCGGAGGTCGGCAGTACACTGACATTGCTATCGACAACAGCTGGTGGCGTACTCAACGGAATTGATGTGGAAGTGTCCGGTATTTTCGGCACAGGCATTCCCGAACTGGATAAACGCAAGGTGATGGTGACGCTTGAAACTGCTCAGGCCCTTATTGATAGCCAACGAGTCTCAAAGCTCGCCGTGTACTTGCGAGAAACAACGGATACCTATAATTTTCAGGAGCAGTTACAGAAGGAGTATTCTCATCTAGCAACACGCAACTGGAACGACATGGCGTTTTTCTATCACAAGGTGAAGAATCTGTATGATCGCATTTTCAGTATCGTCGGCGTTGTTATCGTTATTGTGGTGTTGTTGTCCGTCATCAATACCATCTCGATGACGGTAATGGAGCGTACGCGAGAAATTGGTACGATGGCAGCTTTAGGTACCTATCCCAGGGAAATGTTGACGAACTTTCTGCTGGAGTCGGTACTTATCGGATTGATTGGCGCATTTATTGGCGTGGTCATTGCCGGCGCGTTAACGCTGTATCTGCAATTTGCCAATATCATGATGCCTCCTCCCCCGGGTATGACTGAGGGTTATCCACTTAGCATCGCGTTCTCCCCATCGCTATATCTCGAAACGGCATTGGTAATGATTATTGTTACCGCAGTTGGAGCATTTTTCGCTGCACGCAAAGGTGTGCGCAGACCGATAGTGGAGGCGCTTGCACATGTTTAG
- a CDS encoding histidine kinase yields the protein MGKTIKKRSVTTFVKQLSLAIVFNIVVALILTAMGGEFSINIIYSQSIGLSIFGLSYTAYVSGLSGSGVRYIVVTLLTIVIGAILGSSLAEEIFVVTGIWDNPGSRNFLPTPIFLGLLFGGAITYFFHSRLSLADAENRARQEALQVLQKDRDLTEAQLKLVQAQIEPHFLFNTLANIRSLMEHDVETAKTMLDHLNRYLRISLDRTRDGNTSLCEELDIVENYLSILQLRMRDRLKFSIRAAQSVEHISFPPLLIQPLVENAVKHGLEPRIEGGRVDIVVEPGADNKLIIQVIDTGLGLETNISQGIGLSNIRQRLASLYGEKASLHLGETSGGGVTATINIPLGDSKQGSK from the coding sequence ATGGGAAAAACAATCAAAAAACGTTCTGTTACCACATTCGTCAAACAATTGAGTCTGGCGATAGTGTTCAATATAGTCGTTGCGCTGATATTGACAGCGATGGGCGGCGAATTCAGTATCAATATCATTTATTCTCAAAGTATAGGGTTAAGCATATTTGGTTTGTCTTATACGGCTTACGTCAGTGGATTGAGTGGCAGCGGTGTTCGATATATAGTCGTCACACTATTAACAATCGTCATAGGCGCCATATTGGGTTCTTCACTCGCGGAGGAAATTTTCGTCGTTACCGGTATTTGGGATAATCCCGGTTCTCGGAATTTTTTGCCAACACCCATTTTCCTGGGATTGTTGTTTGGTGGCGCGATTACCTATTTTTTTCATAGTCGTCTGAGCCTTGCTGACGCAGAGAATCGTGCCCGACAGGAAGCGTTGCAGGTGCTGCAAAAAGACCGTGACTTGACCGAAGCGCAATTGAAATTGGTACAGGCCCAGATCGAGCCGCATTTTCTGTTTAATACACTGGCCAATATACGCAGCCTCATGGAGCATGATGTCGAGACGGCCAAAACGATGTTGGATCATCTTAATCGATACTTGCGTATTTCTCTGGATCGCACCCGCGACGGTAATACCAGTTTGTGTGAAGAGCTGGATATTGTCGAAAACTATCTTTCGATTTTACAATTACGCATGCGAGATCGTTTGAAGTTTTCTATCCGGGCAGCACAATCTGTAGAACATATTTCGTTCCCTCCGTTACTCATACAACCCCTGGTGGAAAATGCAGTCAAGCATGGTCTGGAACCACGTATCGAAGGGGGAAGGGTAGACATCGTGGTTGAACCAGGCGCCGACAATAAACTAATCATTCAAGTGATTGACACTGGCCTTGGACTGGAAACGAATATTTCTCAGGGGATAGGTCTGAGTAATATACGCCAGCGCCTTGCTTCGCTTTATGGAGAGAAGGCCAGTTTGCATTTGGGTGAAACATCGGGAGGCGGCGTGACTGCAACAATCAATATACCGCTGGGTGATAGCAAGCAGGGCTCTAAATGA
- a CDS encoding outer membrane lipoprotein-sorting protein has protein sequence MFRWLGLSTVLVLCGMNVQAQDVDDILKQADSYRQTAESIRVDLDIDTYENEQFDKKRQYRVYIKPGRRSLVVFKTPDQIGQKILLNGDNFYLFMPQSRRAIRITPMQKLLGEASTGDIANMTWSEDYTGTLASAAVDVEGRQCILLELAASRKGVTYERIELYVDQKGYAPVFAKLYLKSGKLAKEAYYYLDKLNGRMQVTRMKLVDKIKDNRYTLVNYHAMSEMAFSDNYFNSQYLARTTIE, from the coding sequence ATGTTTAGATGGTTGGGATTGAGCACCGTTCTGGTGTTGTGTGGGATGAATGTTCAGGCGCAGGACGTCGACGATATCCTCAAACAGGCGGACAGTTATCGTCAGACCGCGGAGTCGATTCGTGTCGATCTTGATATTGATACGTATGAAAACGAACAGTTTGACAAGAAGCGGCAGTATCGCGTGTACATCAAACCTGGGAGGCGTTCGCTGGTAGTATTCAAAACGCCTGATCAGATAGGACAAAAAATTTTGCTCAACGGCGATAATTTCTATCTGTTTATGCCACAGTCAAGACGCGCGATACGCATTACCCCAATGCAAAAATTGCTCGGTGAGGCATCGACCGGCGATATTGCCAATATGACCTGGTCAGAGGATTACACGGGGACTTTGGCTTCTGCTGCGGTCGATGTGGAGGGAAGGCAATGTATTTTGCTGGAATTGGCGGCAAGCCGTAAGGGTGTCACATATGAGCGCATTGAACTCTATGTCGATCAGAAAGGCTATGCCCCTGTCTTTGCCAAACTGTATCTCAAATCCGGGAAACTCGCCAAGGAGGCCTATTATTATCTTGATAAGTTGAATGGTCGAATGCAAGTCACGCGTATGAAACTGGTTGATAAGATCAAGGATAATCGCTACACCCTGGTCAATTATCACGCTATGTCAGAGATGGCATTTAGCGATAATTATTTCAATTCCCAGTATCTGGCGCGTACCACGATTGAGTGA
- a CDS encoding LytTR family DNA-binding domain-containing protein yields MKSIVVADDEPELRRNLVRGIMKHWAELDEIIEAADGVSALKAIETHRPDAVFLDIQMPGMTGIQVAEKLPEDCHLVFVTAYDQYAVKAFEQHAVDFLLKPYTEDRLLETISRLKHLGRPRVSQFELQSLFEQLGKKESTSAPLQWIRAAKGEDISLINVNDIVYFQAGDKYTTVKTAQSAYLIRLSLKELEQQLDTQQFWRIHRGIILNVHFVENARRTIDGSYKIQLRGCKDTLKSSRAYSHLFRQM; encoded by the coding sequence ATGAAAAGTATAGTCGTTGCCGATGATGAACCGGAGTTACGTCGCAATCTTGTGCGTGGCATTATGAAGCATTGGGCCGAGCTTGATGAGATCATAGAGGCAGCCGATGGCGTAAGTGCTTTGAAGGCTATTGAAACACATCGACCTGATGCTGTGTTTCTGGATATACAAATGCCTGGCATGACAGGAATACAGGTCGCGGAAAAATTACCAGAAGACTGCCATTTGGTGTTTGTTACTGCCTATGATCAATATGCGGTCAAGGCATTTGAACAACACGCGGTTGATTTTCTACTCAAGCCCTATACTGAAGATCGATTGTTAGAAACCATTAGCCGATTAAAACATCTGGGAAGGCCAAGAGTTAGCCAATTCGAATTACAAAGTCTGTTTGAGCAACTTGGAAAGAAGGAAAGTACATCGGCTCCTTTACAGTGGATACGCGCGGCCAAGGGTGAAGATATTTCTCTTATCAACGTCAACGATATCGTCTATTTTCAGGCTGGCGACAAATACACCACAGTGAAGACTGCTCAAAGTGCCTACTTGATTCGACTTTCATTAAAGGAACTCGAACAGCAACTCGATACGCAACAGTTTTGGCGCATACATCGTGGAATCATTCTCAATGTTCACTTCGTCGAAAATGCCCGACGAACGATCGATGGCAGTTACAAAATCCAACTACGTGGTTGTAAAGATACGCTCAAATCTAGCCGTGCCTATTCCCATCTGTTTCGCCAAATGTAG
- a CDS encoding efflux RND transporter periplasmic adaptor subunit: MIPKNIFPFVFFVFVFLSFAGCQSDHEDVSTHGHHGAGAEEDFERGPHRGRLLEQGDFSLEITIYEQGVAPEFRVYAYEHGKPLAPQKIALEIVLVRLDGQRDTHHFSAVQDFLRGDSVVTEPHSFDVSVNAVFNGQAMKWDYENYEGRVQIAAEMAAKSGIVTSIASAGVISETIALSGRVQVDPDKLSFARARFPGVVKKVFRQIGDRVKRGDRLAEIQSNDSLQEYIVNAPVGGVIIGRDIQLGESVNQENLFTIVDLSSVWIELDVFEKDLARVAVGQKVSVSSLSGELAEGKISWLSPMLAHASQSIQARVVISNRKQRFRPGQFVSAELVVAQHKSPLVVQKSAIQRFRDFDVVFARVGDFYEVRMLELGRADTQWIEVLEGLKPGTQYVSANSYLIKADIEKSGASHDH; the protein is encoded by the coding sequence ATGATTCCAAAAAATATTTTTCCATTTGTATTTTTCGTGTTTGTTTTTCTCTCTTTCGCAGGATGTCAAAGCGATCACGAAGATGTTAGTACTCATGGGCATCATGGGGCAGGGGCAGAAGAGGACTTCGAACGTGGACCTCATCGCGGCCGGTTGCTTGAACAGGGAGACTTTTCCCTGGAAATCACCATATACGAGCAGGGCGTTGCGCCGGAGTTTCGCGTTTACGCCTATGAACACGGGAAACCGCTGGCGCCGCAAAAGATTGCGCTGGAAATTGTTCTCGTGCGCCTGGATGGACAGCGTGACACTCACCACTTTAGTGCCGTACAGGATTTTCTTCGCGGCGACAGTGTTGTCACCGAACCTCATTCTTTCGACGTCAGCGTTAACGCCGTATTTAACGGTCAGGCGATGAAGTGGGACTATGAAAACTATGAGGGTCGCGTGCAGATCGCGGCGGAGATGGCGGCAAAATCCGGTATTGTTACGTCGATCGCATCTGCTGGCGTGATTTCGGAAACCATAGCATTGAGCGGTAGGGTGCAGGTGGACCCTGATAAGCTGTCTTTTGCACGCGCGCGCTTTCCCGGCGTGGTGAAAAAAGTATTTCGACAAATCGGCGATCGGGTTAAACGCGGTGACAGGCTGGCGGAGATACAAAGCAATGATAGTCTGCAGGAGTATATCGTCAATGCACCAGTCGGCGGTGTAATCATCGGCCGTGATATCCAGTTGGGCGAGTCTGTCAATCAGGAGAACCTTTTCACTATTGTCGATCTTTCCAGTGTCTGGATAGAACTCGATGTGTTTGAAAAAGACCTTGCGCGTGTAGCGGTCGGACAGAAGGTCAGCGTTTCGTCTCTTAGTGGAGAGCTTGCCGAGGGCAAGATTAGCTGGTTGTCTCCGATGCTTGCCCATGCCAGTCAAAGCATACAGGCGCGAGTGGTGATTTCAAATCGCAAACAACGGTTTCGTCCGGGGCAGTTTGTCAGTGCCGAGTTAGTTGTCGCGCAACATAAGTCGCCTCTTGTGGTGCAAAAGTCGGCGATACAGCGCTTTCGTGATTTCGATGTTGTATTCGCTCGTGTAGGCGATTTCTATGAAGTGCGTATGCTTGAGCTGGGACGTGCAGATACGCAGTGGATTGAAGTTCTCGAGGGGCTAAAGCCGGGTACGCAATACGTCAGCGCAAATAGTTATTTGATCAAGGCCG
- a CDS encoding ABC transporter ATP-binding protein, whose translation MNTNVITLSNIRKRYQLGDSTVDALCDVDLSVNKGELVALEGPSGSGKSTLLNICGLLDTADSGEFFLSGNPVATLSDRRRADIRRNQIGFIFQSFNLVPVMSAFENIEYPLLLAHVSSGQRRQRVNAMLKRVGLDGFAGHLPDKLSGGQRQRVAIARALVKQPTLVIADEPTASLDTHTAEEVIGIMRELSQQTGASFLIATHDARMSSHCARRITLRDGRLQ comes from the coding sequence ATGAATACCAATGTCATTACGCTAAGCAATATACGAAAACGCTATCAGCTGGGCGATTCAACGGTCGATGCCCTGTGTGATGTCGATCTCTCTGTTAACAAAGGCGAGCTTGTCGCGCTTGAAGGCCCGTCCGGAAGTGGAAAAAGCACCTTGTTGAATATCTGCGGATTGCTGGATACCGCAGATAGCGGAGAGTTTTTTCTGTCAGGAAATCCCGTGGCGACGTTATCCGATAGGCGCCGTGCCGATATAAGGCGTAATCAGATCGGATTTATTTTTCAGTCTTTCAATCTCGTTCCAGTGATGTCGGCTTTTGAGAATATTGAGTATCCCTTACTACTTGCACATGTTTCAAGCGGACAGAGGCGCCAACGCGTCAATGCCATGTTGAAGCGCGTTGGACTCGACGGGTTTGCGGGTCACTTGCCAGACAAATTGTCCGGTGGTCAAAGACAAAGAGTCGCCATTGCCCGCGCACTGGTCAAGCAACCTACGCTAGTCATAGCCGATGAACCCACGGCGAGTTTGGATACACATACAGCCGAAGAAGTGATTGGCATAATGCGCGAACTATCACAACAGACCGGGGCCAGTTTTCTTATCGCTACACATGATGCGCGCATGTCGTCACATTGCGCACGACGTATCACTTTGCGCGACGGGAGGTTGCAGTAA
- a CDS encoding response regulator, producing MLDSGSSLNKQLERQSYQESSDFQRRIGVSRLLCRVILWFSLAWVVFALYFKLPFLAACAFLVCLSFLMGSYFHNRHKHTVARLTWLLISTLAITAGAHDIGPSGHLEQMLLLAFTLSFVIFSWRYEKIYLLCCALLSVSAWFATWLTDHGLLGFREVDAVIANNYFYLASTITVYVIVTGVLVYFARLSIHFEGDLLRAKEKAEDANHAKSRFLANMSHEIRTPLNAVIGMSNLALKLSSNPQQRDYIAKANSSAESLLGVINDILDFSKIEAGKLQIESIPFNLDDVLENLAAVIGLSAQRKRIELMFDVHPEVNKNLVGDPLRLGQILVNLCNNAVKFTNAKGEILVTVQTEQESANEVYLRFSVKDTGIGMNLDQQQSLFSSFHQADSSTTRNYGGTGLGLAITKQLTHLMQGNITVDSLPGVGSTFHATVLLNKDTKSSSRERIPFKSVGRLRILLVDDNANARRLMANMLKRMGFEVSLADSGKDAITKMRLSDFHSRFDLIIIDRDMPNLCGIATLQRIRQLHQRDEIPPTILMTSYGDVNDGAEFHSAGISTCVTKPLTTPSLYTAIRVALGHDSNNVVQKYAGKNIDKTAVSKLRGCHILVVEDNAFNQELTQSLLQESGIRVSIANNGQEALNILETENFDGILMDCQMPVMDGYMTTQSIRANPKLKHLPIIALTANAMSGDREKALEVGMNDFISKPISVDTMWKTLANWVNPQSVQPTQAIVDVDRATALERLNNDRTLYKKLLDMFVAQYAHVTTDIASEIENRNLTNAERLAHSLKSASATIGATSLQEAAGLLESSCKEAGENVDDQLNKIQELVGQVVSQAYQFRETENA from the coding sequence ATGCTGGACTCAGGATCGAGTCTCAACAAACAACTGGAGAGGCAGAGTTACCAGGAAAGCTCTGATTTTCAGCGCCGTATAGGCGTTTCCAGATTGTTATGCCGCGTCATACTGTGGTTTAGTCTGGCGTGGGTGGTTTTCGCGCTCTATTTCAAACTCCCCTTTTTGGCCGCCTGTGCCTTTTTAGTATGTCTTAGCTTCTTAATGGGAAGCTATTTCCACAACCGCCACAAGCACACCGTGGCGCGGCTGACCTGGTTGCTCATATCAACCTTGGCAATCACCGCAGGCGCCCACGACATTGGCCCATCTGGCCATCTTGAACAAATGCTACTTCTGGCATTCACGCTTTCTTTTGTCATCTTTTCGTGGCGCTATGAAAAAATCTATCTACTCTGCTGCGCACTCCTATCTGTTTCCGCGTGGTTTGCTACATGGTTGACAGACCACGGATTGCTCGGTTTCCGCGAAGTCGATGCCGTCATTGCGAATAATTACTTTTATCTCGCGTCCACCATTACGGTGTATGTGATTGTTACTGGCGTTCTGGTTTATTTTGCACGCTTGAGCATCCATTTCGAAGGGGATCTACTCAGAGCCAAGGAAAAGGCAGAGGATGCCAATCATGCAAAATCCCGTTTTCTGGCGAACATGAGTCATGAAATCCGTACACCACTAAATGCCGTCATCGGAATGTCTAATCTTGCCCTCAAGCTTTCGTCAAACCCACAGCAACGCGACTATATCGCGAAAGCGAATAGCTCCGCAGAAAGTCTGCTTGGTGTAATTAATGACATCCTGGATTTCTCAAAGATTGAAGCGGGTAAACTGCAAATCGAATCTATACCATTTAATCTTGACGATGTATTGGAAAATCTCGCGGCAGTCATAGGACTGTCGGCGCAGCGTAAGCGCATCGAATTGATGTTTGATGTTCACCCTGAGGTTAATAAAAACCTCGTAGGTGACCCGCTGCGTTTGGGGCAAATTCTTGTCAACCTCTGTAATAACGCGGTCAAGTTTACCAATGCAAAAGGCGAGATCCTGGTGACCGTGCAGACTGAACAGGAATCTGCAAATGAGGTTTACTTGCGCTTCTCCGTTAAGGATACCGGTATCGGTATGAACCTCGACCAGCAACAGTCTCTATTCAGTTCTTTTCATCAGGCCGACAGTTCCACCACTCGAAACTATGGCGGCACCGGCTTGGGACTGGCAATCACAAAACAACTGACGCATTTAATGCAAGGCAACATCACTGTCGACAGTTTACCCGGTGTTGGCAGTACGTTTCATGCAACGGTTTTACTGAATAAAGACACGAAATCCTCTTCTCGGGAACGGATTCCTTTTAAATCTGTTGGACGCTTACGCATATTGCTCGTCGATGACAATGCGAATGCACGACGGCTCATGGCGAATATGCTAAAGCGCATGGGCTTCGAGGTAAGCCTGGCAGATTCAGGGAAAGATGCCATTACCAAAATGCGGCTGTCTGATTTTCATTCACGATTTGACCTGATCATAATAGACAGGGACATGCCGAATCTCTGTGGTATCGCGACCCTGCAACGGATACGACAGTTACACCAGCGTGACGAAATACCTCCAACGATATTAATGACATCATATGGCGACGTAAATGATGGCGCGGAATTTCATTCTGCGGGCATTTCCACCTGTGTTACCAAGCCCCTAACAACGCCCTCGTTATATACCGCAATTCGAGTCGCCCTGGGACACGATAGCAATAATGTCGTACAAAAATACGCTGGCAAAAACATCGATAAGACCGCCGTGAGCAAACTACGCGGTTGTCATATACTTGTGGTTGAGGACAACGCATTTAACCAGGAGCTTACTCAAAGCCTGTTGCAGGAAAGTGGTATCCGTGTCTCCATTGCCAATAATGGCCAGGAAGCATTGAACATACTTGAAACAGAAAACTTTGACGGAATACTCATGGATTGTCAGATGCCAGTTATGGATGGATATATGACGACACAAAGCATTCGCGCCAATCCAAAACTAAAGCATTTGCCCATTATTGCCTTGACGGCTAACGCCATGTCGGGCGATCGCGAAAAAGCATTGGAGGTGGGAATGAATGATTTCATCAGTAAGCCTATTTCCGTCGATACCATGTGGAAGACGCTCGCCAACTGGGTTAATCCTCAATCAGTCCAGCCGACGCAAGCGATTGTGGATGTGGACAGAGCCACCGCACTTGAACGATTGAACAATGATCGCACACTTTATAAGAAGTTACTGGACATGTTTGTAGCGCAATACGCCCATGTCACTACAGACATCGCCTCGGAAATTGAAAACCGCAATCT